The window AAGCGGGATTCGCCTCTGCGACCGGCGTTGCTGCGGCCTTCTGTGCGGCTGCCTTCTGAGCGATCGGGGCGGAACTCTCCACGACGTTCACTGCGGCCACCTTCGGAACGGAATTCGCTGCGGCCATCATCATTCCTGCGATTACCATAACCAGCAGTTCGCCCCGACTCGGAACGCTCTTCGCCATAGCGGTTACCGCCGGAACGAGGTCCGTCAGCTGATCTTGGTCCACCGGGACGCGGTCCGCCTGTGCGAGGACCGCCCGAACGCGGGCCTGAAGATCTTCTTTCCCCAAATCCATCATTGTTCCCACGACGGCTATCTCTACGGGGGCCGTCTCCACGGAGGCCGTCTCCACGGAGGCCGTCTCCACGGGGGCCCTCATCATCACTGTTAAAGCGGCGGTTAAATCCACCTCTTTCTGTATCGTCGCTACTTCTGCCAAAGCTTGAGCTTTCGCCAAAACGGCTGTTGCCGGTACGAGGCCTAGAGCTTCTGCCTTCTTCGGAGCGGAAGCGGCTTCCTCCACCTTCGCCATCACGGCCAGGCTTTCTGAATTCATGCGGGCCATCCGAACGGCGGCTGTCTCCACGAGAGTCGTATCCACGGGCATTTCCACTGCGGGGGCCATCGTTACGGCGGTCATCATCGCCTCTTGGGCGGCGAGGACGTTCAGCATTATCATTTCCGGAGGGGCGGTAGCGGCGGCCTGCTTCGTCGCGCTGCTGCCATTCTTTGTTATCGTCGGGGTCTAGCATGGGAGAATAGCGCTTATCAGAGAAACCCCCTGCTCTGCTTCCTTCATCTGTACGAGGCCTGCGGGGGCGCTCGCTGCGTTCTCCTCCATTCTGTTTAGGAGTGAACTTGCGGTTGGGTTTGTTCATCGAATCGTGTTACGTAAACGTAGTTTGTTTTTTTCTGTGCTTTAGTGCAGGTCGCAACTATTGCTTTACTGGTGCTTTACTGAGTACAGGTACAGGTACAGTATTTCCTTTACTGTTCTTCGCCTATTTTGTTATCGTCGGCCGAGAAATCTTTGGGGGTGGGCAGGTCTTTCAGACTGTTAATGCCAAAATGCTCTTCAAATTTGCGGCTTGTTCCGTAAAGAAGTGGCCTGCCAATGGCCTCAGCTTTTCCTTTTATCTCAACTAATTCTTTCTCCAGAAGTTTCTGGATTGTGTAATCGCAGTTAACGCCCCTGATCTGTTCTACTTCACTTTTAGTAATTGGTTGCTTGTAAGCTATAATCGAAAGCGTTTCTAAGGCTGAAGTAGACAGGCGTTTTTTAGACTGTTGTTTTAGTAAAATGCCGATACCGGCAGCATAAGCCGGCTTAGTCATGAACTGATAACCACCGGCAAGGGCAACAAGTTCAAAAGCATAATCGGGGCTTTCGTAGCGCTGCAACAAGTGCATTACGGCTTCCTGTATATGCCCCTCGGGCACATCGGCCCCAAACATTTCAGAAAGGGCGCTTTTCATGTCGGCCACGCCTAAAGGCGAGGGTGAACAAAAAATAAGTGCCTCTACATGGTTCTGCAGAAAATCCAAATGGGCTTATTAGGTGTTTTTGGCCAGTTTGGCTTCTATTGAGTGCATGGTATGCGGCACAGCACGCAAACGATCTTTGCTGATCAGCTTGCCTGTATCCACGCAAACTCCGTATGTTTTGTTCTTGATGCGCACAATAGCGCTCTCCAGCTGGTTAATAAACTTTTGCTGGCGGGCAGCCAGCTGAGTTAAGCTTTCACGCTCTGCAGCATCCGCTCCGTCTTCGAGCATCTTAACAGGTCCGCCACTGTCAAGCGTATATTCGCTGGTCTTATTCAGGGTTTCTTTAATGTACTTAAGCTCGCTCTTGGCTTTATCCAGCTTTTCCTGAATCAGCGCTTCAAATTCTTTCAGATCCTCATCTGAATACCGTACTGTTGCTTCGTTAGACATGGGCGTACTTGTTTACCTATTAAACACTATTCAACAAGTGAAAAAAGTCAAAAACCGCACAAGTAATGCAGGCTTTAAGGCATCAACACCTTTGAGGCGCAAATATCGTTTTTTTTCTTGAAAATAAGAAATAAATGAAATTTCTTGCTGACTTAACTAATCTAACGTTGTCCTGTATGAAAAACATATTTATACTTCTGTTGCTTTTTTTCACGATGGAAGCAATTGCTCAAAACAAAGTGGTGCTGGTGATACATGGCGGGGCAGGTACAATCACCCCCGAAAACATGACGCCCGAGTTGGAGCGTGTTTACAGGCAGAAACTTTCTGAGGCACTGGAAAAGGGGTATGCGGTGCTGGAGCGTGGCGGTACCAGCCTGCAGGCCATTACAACTGCTATTCAGATCATGGAAGAATCACCCTTGTTTAATGCCGGCAAAGGTGCTGTTTTTACCAGCGAAGGCCGTAACGAGCTCGATGCCTCTATTATGGATGGCAAAACAGGGCAGGCAGGCGCGGTAGCCGGTGTTACCACCATCAAAAGTCCTATTCTGGCAGCACAGGCGGTCATGCAAAAATCACCTCACGTAATGCTTAGCGGCACAGGTGCCGAAGAATTTGCGAAAGAACAAGGCCTGGAGCAGGTAGAAAACTCCTACTTTTTTGACCAGCGCCGCCACGATCAGCTAAAACGCCTGCAGCAGCTGGAACAGGGAAAAGACAAGGAAGGCAGCCTGAAAGACCCGGAATGGGGGCTGTTTGAAGGCAAGAAGTTTGGTACTGTTGGCGCTATAGCCCTGGATAGCCAGGGAAATCTGGCAGCTGGCACCTCTACCGGGGGCATGACTAACAAGCGCTGGGGCCGCGTTGGCGACTCACCCATTATAGGGGCAGGCACCTATGCCAGCAACCAAAGCTGCGCTGTATCGGCCACAGGTCATGGCGAATTCTTTATCCGCAATGTGGTGGCTTACGATGTAGCAGCCCGCATGAAATACCAGGGGCTTTCTTTACAACAGGCAGCAGAAGAGGTTGTGATGAAAACACTGAAGGAACAGGGAGGCGAAGGTGGCATTATTGCCTTAGACAATAAAGGTAACATCGCCATGCCTTTCAATACCCCAGGTATGT of the Flammeovirgaceae bacterium 311 genome contains:
- a CDS encoding condensin subunit scpb (COG1386 Predicted transcriptional regulator containing the HTH domain) — translated: MDFLQNHVEALIFCSPSPLGVADMKSALSEMFGADVPEGHIQEAVMHLLQRYESPDYAFELVALAGGYQFMTKPAYAAGIGILLKQQSKKRLSTSALETLSIIAYKQPITKSEVEQIRGVNCDYTIQKLLEKELVEIKGKAEAIGRPLLYGTSRKFEEHFGINSLKDLPTPKDFSADDNKIGEEQ
- a CDS encoding transcriptional regulator, trar/dksa family protein (COG1734 DnaK suppressor protein), with translation MSNEATVRYSDEDLKEFEALIQEKLDKAKSELKYIKETLNKTSEYTLDSGGPVKMLEDGADAAERESLTQLAARQQKFINQLESAIVRIKNKTYGVCVDTGKLISKDRLRAVPHTMHSIEAKLAKNT
- a CDS encoding beta-aspartyl-peptidase (COG1446 Asparaginase), translated to MKNIFILLLLFFTMEAIAQNKVVLVIHGGAGTITPENMTPELERVYRQKLSEALEKGYAVLERGGTSLQAITTAIQIMEESPLFNAGKGAVFTSEGRNELDASIMDGKTGQAGAVAGVTTIKSPILAAQAVMQKSPHVMLSGTGAEEFAKEQGLEQVENSYFFDQRRHDQLKRLQQLEQGKDKEGSLKDPEWGLFEGKKFGTVGAIALDSQGNLAAGTSTGGMTNKRWGRVGDSPIIGAGTYASNQSCAVSATGHGEFFIRNVVAYDVAARMKYQGLSLQQAAEEVVMKTLKEQGGEGGIIALDNKGNIAMPFNTPGMYRGYMNQKGKPQVFIFQDK